The following proteins come from a genomic window of Nitrospira sp.:
- a CDS encoding KamA family radical SAM protein, translated as MTPVEEWRRILAESIVKPKDLADRFGLDEKEIEAIVGPYPMRITPTVLGTMKEKGDAIWKQVVPEIAELDDIDAEDDPLEEDLMSPVPHLVHRYPDRVLLMVTNQCPIYCRFCTRKRLVGKPGFLKKGELDRAIAYLREHTEVRDVILSGGDPLLLPDYLLERIFKALRSIPHLELIRIGSRVPGTLPERITPKLCELVKKYHPIYMNLHFNHPDELTPAVKAACGMLADAGVPLGAQTVLLKGVNDDPEVMKRLVHQLLLARVKPYYLYQADLTKGTNHFRTSVETGLNIIKALQGHTSGMAVPHFVIDAPGGGGKIPLLPGDYLVHLDEDGAVLQNYEHKTFRYPQPKQGHGRELPMVGARTGFDYEASENSYPDRDGFSPWGNSCGGDTDAL; from the coding sequence ATGACGCCCGTGGAGGAATGGAGACGCATACTCGCTGAGAGCATCGTGAAGCCGAAAGATCTGGCTGACCGATTCGGACTCGACGAGAAGGAAATAGAAGCCATCGTCGGTCCGTATCCCATGCGGATCACCCCGACCGTCCTCGGGACGATGAAGGAAAAAGGCGACGCCATCTGGAAACAGGTGGTACCCGAGATCGCGGAGCTGGACGATATCGACGCGGAGGACGATCCGCTCGAGGAAGACCTGATGAGTCCGGTCCCTCACCTCGTCCACCGGTACCCCGACCGCGTGCTCCTGATGGTCACCAATCAGTGTCCGATCTACTGCCGCTTCTGCACCAGAAAACGGCTGGTGGGAAAGCCCGGCTTTCTGAAGAAGGGCGAACTGGATCGCGCCATCGCCTATTTGCGCGAACATACCGAAGTGCGGGACGTCATTCTTTCAGGCGGAGATCCCCTCCTGCTGCCCGACTATCTCCTCGAACGGATCTTTAAAGCGTTGCGGAGTATCCCGCATCTGGAATTGATTCGCATCGGCTCACGGGTCCCCGGGACCTTGCCGGAACGCATTACTCCGAAGCTGTGCGAATTGGTAAAGAAATACCACCCGATCTATATGAACCTGCACTTCAACCACCCGGACGAACTCACGCCGGCGGTGAAAGCCGCCTGCGGCATGCTCGCGGATGCCGGGGTGCCGCTCGGCGCGCAGACCGTTCTATTGAAAGGGGTCAACGATGACCCCGAGGTGATGAAGCGCCTCGTCCATCAGCTGCTCCTGGCCCGCGTCAAGCCGTACTACCTCTATCAAGCGGATCTGACCAAAGGCACCAACCATTTCCGCACGTCGGTCGAGACCGGCCTGAACATCATCAAAGCCCTTCAAGGCCACACCAGTGGAATGGCGGTCCCGCACTTCGTGATCGATGCGCCCGGCGGCGGAGGAAAAATTCCGCTCCTCCCCGGCGACTACCTGGTGCATCTGGACGAAGACGGCGCCGTGCTGCAGAATTACGAGCATAAGACGTTCCGCTATCCGCAACCGAAACAGGGCCACGGACGCGAGTTGCCGATGGTCGGTGCGCGGACCGGCTTCGACTACGAAGCAAGCGAAAACAGTTACCCCGATCGCGACGGGTTCTCTCCGTGGGGCAACAGTTGCGGGGGAGATACGGACGCGCTGTGA
- a CDS encoding glutathione S-transferase N-terminal domain-containing protein has protein sequence MALTLYHVDWCPDCEVVRDKLSELDVAYNDIVVPDIRPMRKVVHEISGQYYVPVLTDGNIVLTETHDILAHLDTHYAKTSS, from the coding sequence ATGGCGCTGACGCTCTATCATGTCGACTGGTGTCCCGACTGCGAAGTCGTGCGGGACAAACTCTCGGAACTAGACGTCGCGTACAACGACATCGTCGTGCCGGATATCCGTCCGATGCGAAAAGTGGTTCATGAGATCTCAGGTCAGTATTATGTGCCCGTCCTGACCGACGGGAACATCGTCTTGACCGAGACACACGACATCTTGGCCCACCTCGACACTCACTATGCCAAGACATCCTCGTAG
- a CDS encoding PAS domain S-box protein, translating into MSFPVASPLARSSRRYGWLPFLIVLVTILAVGIGAVLLRYVERRLVWASGEQLTLAAAEVSDKLDRLLFERYGDVHMLARAFALRSSDRQYLVSYLMWVKTAYAPMYHWLGVTNQQGVMIAATESSLIGQDYSQSAWFRTAHETRQAVVGDVGSHEADQGMETVAFTVPILDAEGMFLGVVTTRVAVPVLEDVTTRTIRSLQRREGFGGAIEYQMLAKSGEVFVDSKVPLQEKVNLLELGLPSVKLSQAGEPGYVIEEHLRRHVQVVTGYAVTKGYGEFPGLGWTVLVRIDRDAILAPIRSVVLWKVGGAALVIWFPLLALLLWSTVRLRAEYRQAQQESAWARAAEAALLQSQERNRAIVDTALDGVITIDAAGVITDWNAQATAIFGWSRDEVLGRILSETVIPERDREAHNHGLREFLRTGVGPVLNRRIEITARHHDGREFPVELSVSPARIGEAYIFSAFVRDITDRRKAERRLASQYAVTRVLSESSTLEEAVPKIVQAVGESLEWDLGVFWRFDRQTGVLRCLDQWQAPTFQGDAFALAAWHQSFASGEGLPGRIWASGQPCWIADVALDPQFLRTDVAAQVGLHGGFGFPIRIAGEIEGVIEFFSRYVREPDDELLKMVTDIGLKIGQFGERTKAEDALQQTEAQLRQSQKMEAVGRLAGGVAHDFNNLLTVIRGYSELILGRLAASDPAKREMEEVKKAADRAAGLTSQLLAFSRRQFVATKVVDLNAIVTNMDGMLRRLLGEDIIELCSELDQGLGAIKADPGQIEQIVMNLAVNARDAMPTGGRLTVETRNVSIGKGPRRETMPLEPGDYVLLAVKDTGQGMSEETQSHLFEPFFTTKAKGKGTGLGLSTVYGIVKQSGGTIGVESKIDKGTTFKIFFPRVDGTTQTGQTAPVNADRVHGRETILLVEDEPAVRGLVHETLRLHGYTVLEARHGIEALLTGTRHLGPIHLLLTDVVMPQMSGPEVAEKLTSVRPEIKVLYMSGYPDHPVFAQGGIKRDTAFLQKPFTPNVLVQKVREVLDGVKVA; encoded by the coding sequence ATGAGCTTTCCTGTCGCCTCACCACTTGCGCGTTCCTCACGCCGTTACGGGTGGCTTCCGTTTCTGATCGTCTTGGTCACGATCCTCGCGGTCGGCATCGGGGCGGTGCTGCTCCGGTATGTCGAACGGCGACTGGTCTGGGCCTCGGGAGAACAGTTGACGCTCGCGGCGGCGGAAGTGTCGGACAAGTTGGACCGGTTGTTGTTTGAGCGCTATGGCGATGTGCACATGCTGGCCCGTGCCTTCGCGCTTCGATCATCGGATCGACAGTATCTGGTCAGCTACCTCATGTGGGTAAAGACAGCCTATGCGCCGATGTATCACTGGCTTGGGGTCACGAATCAGCAAGGAGTGATGATCGCGGCCACCGAGTCGTCTCTCATCGGGCAGGATTACAGCCAGAGCGCATGGTTTCGGACCGCCCATGAGACCAGGCAGGCGGTCGTCGGAGATGTTGGGAGCCATGAGGCCGATCAGGGAATGGAAACGGTGGCCTTCACGGTTCCCATTCTGGATGCTGAGGGGATGTTTCTGGGGGTGGTCACGACGCGGGTGGCGGTGCCGGTGTTGGAAGATGTGACGACACGGACGATCCGGTCGCTGCAACGCCGCGAAGGGTTTGGTGGGGCGATTGAGTATCAGATGCTCGCGAAGTCCGGCGAGGTCTTCGTCGACTCGAAGGTTCCGCTACAAGAGAAGGTCAATCTGCTTGAACTGGGGCTGCCCTCAGTAAAACTGAGTCAGGCGGGGGAGCCGGGCTATGTGATCGAGGAGCATCTCCGTCGGCATGTGCAAGTGGTGACGGGCTACGCGGTGACGAAGGGCTATGGAGAATTTCCCGGTCTGGGCTGGACGGTGCTGGTGCGGATCGATCGTGACGCGATTCTGGCGCCGATACGCTCCGTCGTGCTCTGGAAGGTCGGCGGTGCGGCGCTGGTCATCTGGTTCCCGCTGCTGGCGTTGCTGTTGTGGTCGACCGTGCGGCTGCGGGCGGAGTATCGCCAAGCCCAACAGGAGAGCGCCTGGGCGCGTGCGGCTGAAGCCGCGCTGCTTCAGAGCCAGGAGCGCAATCGTGCCATTGTCGATACCGCGCTCGACGGGGTGATCACCATCGATGCGGCGGGCGTCATCACCGATTGGAATGCCCAGGCGACGGCGATTTTCGGCTGGTCTCGCGACGAAGTGCTGGGGCGGATCTTGTCGGAGACGGTCATTCCCGAACGCGACCGCGAGGCGCATAACCATGGGCTGCGGGAGTTTCTCCGGACCGGCGTCGGGCCGGTGCTCAATCGCCGGATCGAGATCACGGCACGGCATCATGATGGCCGGGAGTTCCCGGTGGAATTGTCCGTATCTCCGGCCCGGATCGGCGAAGCCTATATCTTCAGCGCATTTGTTCGCGATATCACCGATCGGCGGAAGGCCGAGCGGCGGTTGGCGTCGCAATATGCGGTGACTCGGGTCTTGTCCGAGTCCTCGACACTGGAAGAAGCCGTTCCGAAAATCGTTCAAGCCGTCGGCGAAAGCCTGGAGTGGGATCTTGGCGTTTTTTGGCGGTTTGATCGGCAGACCGGTGTGCTTCGCTGCCTGGATCAATGGCAGGCTCCGACATTCCAGGGCGACGCGTTCGCCTTGGCGGCGTGGCATCAGTCGTTTGCGTCAGGGGAAGGGTTGCCGGGGCGGATCTGGGCGAGCGGTCAGCCTTGTTGGATTGCGGATGTGGCACTCGACCCTCAGTTTCTTCGGACCGATGTGGCGGCGCAGGTCGGGTTGCACGGAGGGTTCGGGTTCCCGATTCGCATCGCCGGCGAGATCGAGGGCGTGATTGAGTTCTTCAGCCGGTATGTGCGGGAACCGGATGACGAGCTGCTGAAAATGGTGACGGACATCGGACTTAAAATCGGCCAGTTTGGAGAGCGCACCAAGGCGGAAGACGCGCTGCAACAGACCGAGGCGCAACTCAGGCAATCGCAGAAGATGGAGGCGGTGGGGCGACTCGCCGGTGGCGTCGCGCATGACTTCAACAATCTGCTGACGGTGATTCGAGGGTACAGCGAACTGATTTTGGGTCGCTTGGCAGCCAGCGATCCGGCCAAGCGTGAAATGGAAGAGGTCAAAAAAGCTGCGGATCGTGCGGCCGGTCTGACGAGTCAACTCCTGGCGTTCAGCCGCCGCCAGTTTGTTGCGACGAAAGTCGTCGATCTGAACGCGATCGTCACGAATATGGACGGGATGCTGCGGCGTCTGCTGGGCGAGGATATCATTGAACTCTGTTCCGAGCTTGATCAGGGTTTAGGAGCCATCAAGGCTGATCCGGGGCAGATCGAACAGATTGTGATGAATCTGGCGGTGAATGCCCGCGATGCGATGCCGACCGGAGGCCGTTTGACCGTCGAAACGCGAAACGTGTCGATCGGGAAGGGCCCACGCCGGGAGACGATGCCGCTGGAACCCGGCGACTATGTGCTCTTGGCCGTAAAAGATACCGGGCAGGGGATGAGCGAGGAGACGCAGTCGCACCTCTTCGAACCATTTTTCACCACCAAGGCCAAGGGGAAAGGCACGGGACTGGGGCTGTCGACGGTCTATGGGATTGTGAAGCAAAGCGGGGGCACGATCGGGGTCGAGAGCAAGATCGACAAAGGGACGACGTTCAAGATTTTCTTCCCGCGAGTGGATGGGACAACGCAGACCGGCCAAACCGCGCCCGTGAATGCCGACCGCGTGCATGGACGCGAGACCATTCTCCTTGTCGAGGATGAGCCGGCGGTAAGGGGGTTGGTTCATGAGACGTTGCGACTGCATGGCTATACGGTGCTCGAGGCCCGCCACGGCATCGAAGCCCTGCTGACCGGCACCCGGCATCTTGGCCCGATTCATCTCTTGCTGACCGATGTCGTGATGCCGCAGATGAGCGGGCCGGAAGTGGCTGAAAAACTCACGTCGGTCCGGCCGGAAATCAAAGTGCTGTATATGTCGGGCTATCCCGATCATCCCGTATTCGCGCAAGGCGGAATCAAGCGGGACACCGCGTTTCTTCAGAAGCCGTTTACGCCGAACGTGTTGGTTCAGAAGGTCCGCGAAGTGTTAGACGGCGTCAAAGTCGCCTAG
- a CDS encoding phosphatidylglycerol lysyltransferase domain-containing protein, with amino-acid sequence MAFIQMESNSRVTLSDPLPQFVPGSVCVQCDVCCRFPESDSFLRPYFTRDEIGAAVAQGLSPALFADPVGSQIALVKDAESEGYLCPAFDPATSRCGIYDHRPLDCRLYPLALMWNEAGTEVELGWDTKCPFMREAVPGEIRQHAGLVQALLRQETTLRLLASNPRLIGRFQEDVVVLASLPEVTARVRLHRPDRRLRPLLLEDALRMTQALERSECLGHEALAAYAFVYHYIWATTLPYWWMERDGVFFLFAHSPDGWFMPLPPLGPKPLEASVGEGLADLHRWNNGSPVSRIENVTDHQKARLAGSTLQWSEKSPDYLYRTDPLVQLAGDSYKSQRALCNRVERTASVTLRPYTVADQPACRNLFRRWVSQKQEGTLDTMGRYLLEDAEAAHALIWALGDRLGLAGTVACAEDQVVGYTFGYRLAPETFAVLVEVADRSVPGLAQYLFRETCRAAHHGGAEYINAMDDAGLPGLRAAKQAYHPVAMIKSWIASPLQP; translated from the coding sequence ATGGCGTTTATTCAGATGGAGTCCAATTCGCGAGTGACCCTGTCCGATCCACTGCCACAATTCGTTCCCGGTTCCGTGTGTGTGCAATGCGATGTCTGTTGCCGGTTTCCTGAGTCGGACAGTTTTCTTCGCCCCTACTTTACACGGGATGAAATCGGGGCTGCGGTGGCGCAGGGACTGTCGCCCGCGTTGTTTGCGGATCCCGTCGGATCTCAAATTGCGCTCGTCAAAGACGCCGAGAGCGAAGGGTATCTGTGTCCTGCCTTCGATCCCGCAACCTCACGCTGTGGCATCTATGACCACCGGCCGCTCGATTGCCGGCTCTATCCGTTGGCGTTGATGTGGAACGAAGCTGGTACCGAGGTCGAGCTCGGGTGGGATACCAAGTGCCCCTTCATGCGGGAGGCGGTTCCCGGAGAGATTCGCCAGCATGCCGGGCTGGTTCAGGCGCTCCTTCGGCAGGAGACCACGCTCCGGCTTCTTGCGAGCAATCCTCGTTTAATCGGTCGCTTTCAAGAGGATGTGGTCGTGCTCGCCTCATTGCCGGAGGTGACGGCCCGCGTGCGTCTCCATCGGCCGGACCGGCGTCTCCGCCCGCTTCTACTGGAGGATGCGCTCCGGATGACGCAGGCGTTGGAGCGGTCCGAATGCCTGGGCCATGAGGCACTAGCGGCCTACGCGTTTGTGTATCACTATATATGGGCCACGACACTGCCCTATTGGTGGATGGAGCGGGACGGTGTTTTCTTCCTGTTCGCCCATTCTCCCGATGGATGGTTTATGCCGCTGCCCCCGCTTGGGCCGAAACCGCTTGAAGCATCGGTGGGGGAGGGGTTAGCCGATTTGCATCGATGGAACAATGGTTCTCCAGTCAGCCGGATCGAGAACGTCACGGATCATCAGAAGGCGCGTCTCGCCGGCAGTACGTTGCAATGGTCGGAGAAGTCTCCGGACTATCTGTACCGGACCGACCCGCTGGTGCAGCTCGCCGGAGATTCCTATAAGTCGCAACGGGCGCTTTGCAATCGGGTTGAACGAACAGCGTCGGTGACACTTCGTCCGTATACGGTGGCCGATCAGCCCGCGTGCCGTAACCTGTTCCGTCGATGGGTTTCGCAGAAGCAAGAGGGAACGCTGGATACAATGGGACGCTATCTCTTGGAGGATGCCGAAGCGGCCCATGCACTGATCTGGGCGCTGGGTGATCGGCTGGGGCTTGCCGGCACCGTGGCCTGTGCGGAGGATCAGGTGGTGGGTTATACGTTTGGCTACCGGCTTGCGCCCGAGACGTTCGCGGTGCTGGTCGAAGTCGCCGACCGATCCGTGCCCGGTCTGGCGCAGTATCTGTTTCGCGAGACCTGTCGCGCCGCGCACCACGGCGGCGCCGAGTATATCAATGCCATGGACGATGCCGGTCTTCCCGGTCTCAGAGCCGCCAAGCAGGCGTATCATCCCGTGGCCATGATCAAGAGTTGGATTGCGAGTCCGCTGCAGCCATGA